One Salmo trutta chromosome 12, fSalTru1.1, whole genome shotgun sequence genomic region harbors:
- the LOC115203325 gene encoding insulin gene enhancer protein ISL-3 isoform X4 yields the protein MVDIIFNSSFLGDMGDHSKKKSGFAMCVGCGSQIHDQYILRVSPDLEWHAACLKCAECSQYLDETCTCFVRDGKTYCKRDYVRLFGIKCAKCNLGFSSSDLVMRARDNVYHIECFRCSVCSRQLLPGDEFSLRDEELLCRADHSLLMERSSAGSPISPGHIHSNRSLHLAEPVTVRAPHRNHVHKQSEKTTRVRTVLNEKQLHTLRTCYNANPRPDALMKEQLVEMTGLSPRVIRVWFQNKRCKDKKRSILMKQLQQQQHSDKTSLQGLTGTPLVARSPIRHDNTVQGNSVEVQTYQPPWKALSEFALQSDLDQPAFQQLVSFSESGSLGNSSGSDVTSLSSHLPDTPNSMVPSPVET from the exons ATGGTGGATATTATTTTCAACTCTTCTTTCTTGGGTGATATGGGGGATCATTCCAAAA AGAAGTCCGGATTCGCGATGTGTGTAGGCTGTGGAAGTCAGATACATGACCAGTACATTCTGAGAGTTTCCCCGGACCTGGAGTGGCATGCAGCCTGCCTGAAGTGTGCAGAGTGCAGCCAGTACCTGGATGAGACATGCACTTGCTTCGTACGGGACGGAAAAACCTATTGCAAAAGAGATTATGTAAG GTTATTTGGAATAAAATGTGCAAAATGTAACCTGGGATTCAGCAGCAGTGATTTGGTGATGCGAGCCCGGGACAACGTGTACCACATCGAGTGTTTCAGATGTTCCGTGTGTAGCAGGCAGCTTTTGCCGGGGGATGAGTTCTCTCTCCGGGACGAGGAGCTGCTATGTCGGGCGGACCACAGTTTACTAATGGAGCGGAGCTCCGCCGGAAGCCCAATCAGCCCCGGACATATCCACTCCAACAGATCACTACACTTAGCAG AGCCGGTGACAGTACGGGCACCACACCGAAACCACGTCCACAAGCAGTCAGAGAAGACAACACGAGTGCGAACCGTTTTGAACGAGAAACAGCTCCACACGTTACGGACCTGCTACAACGCCAATCCGCGGCCAGATGCGCTAATGAAGGAACAACTGGTGGAAATGACCGGCCTCAGCCCAAGGGTTATTCGAGTTTGGTTCCAGAATAAAAGATGCAAAGACAAAAAGAGATCTATTCTCATGAAGCAACTTCAGCAGCAGCAACACAGTGATAAGACT AGTCTACAGGGGCTCACAGGTACGCCTCTGGTTGCCAGAAGCCCTATCAGGCACGACAACACGGTGCAGGGTAACTCGGTGGAGGTGCAGACCTACCAGCCGCCCTGGAAGGCCCTCAGCGAGTTCGCCCTGCAGAGTGATCTGGACCAGCCGGCCTTTCAACAACTG GTGTCTTTCTCGGAATCGGGTTCATTGGGAAACTCCTCCGGCAGCGACGTGACTTCTCTGTCATCGCACTTACCCGACACCCCGAACAGCATGGTACCCAGTCCCGTGGAGACGTGA
- the LOC115203325 gene encoding insulin gene enhancer protein ISL-3 isoform X5, producing MRHALASYGTEKPIAKEIMLFGIKCAKCNLGFSSSDLVMRARDNVYHIECFRCSVCSRQLLPGDEFSLRDEELLCRADHSLLMERSSAGSPISPGHIHSNRSLHLAAEPVTVRAPHRNHVHKQSEKTTRVRTVLNEKQLHTLRTCYNANPRPDALMKEQLVEMTGLSPRVIRVWFQNKRCKDKKRSILMKQLQQQQHSDKTVSIFSLQGLTGTPLVARSPIRHDNTVQGNSVEVQTYQPPWKALSEFALQSDLDQPAFQQLVSFSESGSLGNSSGSDVTSLSSHLPDTPNSMVPSPVET from the exons ATGAGACATGCACTTGCTTCGTACGGGACGGAAAAACCTATTGCAAAAGAGATTAT GTTATTTGGAATAAAATGTGCAAAATGTAACCTGGGATTCAGCAGCAGTGATTTGGTGATGCGAGCCCGGGACAACGTGTACCACATCGAGTGTTTCAGATGTTCCGTGTGTAGCAGGCAGCTTTTGCCGGGGGATGAGTTCTCTCTCCGGGACGAGGAGCTGCTATGTCGGGCGGACCACAGTTTACTAATGGAGCGGAGCTCCGCCGGAAGCCCAATCAGCCCCGGACATATCCACTCCAACAGATCACTACACTTAGCAG CAGAGCCGGTGACAGTACGGGCACCACACCGAAACCACGTCCACAAGCAGTCAGAGAAGACAACACGAGTGCGAACCGTTTTGAACGAGAAACAGCTCCACACGTTACGGACCTGCTACAACGCCAATCCGCGGCCAGATGCGCTAATGAAGGAACAACTGGTGGAAATGACCGGCCTCAGCCCAAGGGTTATTCGAGTTTGGTTCCAGAATAAAAGATGCAAAGACAAAAAGAGATCTATTCTCATGAAGCAACTTCAGCAGCAGCAACACAGTGATAAGACTGTAAGCATCTTC AGTCTACAGGGGCTCACAGGTACGCCTCTGGTTGCCAGAAGCCCTATCAGGCACGACAACACGGTGCAGGGTAACTCGGTGGAGGTGCAGACCTACCAGCCGCCCTGGAAGGCCCTCAGCGAGTTCGCCCTGCAGAGTGATCTGGACCAGCCGGCCTTTCAACAACTG GTGTCTTTCTCGGAATCGGGTTCATTGGGAAACTCCTCCGGCAGCGACGTGACTTCTCTGTCATCGCACTTACCCGACACCCCGAACAGCATGGTACCCAGTCCCGTGGAGACGTGA
- the LOC115203325 gene encoding insulin gene enhancer protein ISL-3 isoform X2, whose translation MVDIIFNSSFLGDMGDHSKKKSGFAMCVGCGSQIHDQYILRVSPDLEWHAACLKCAECSQYLDETCTCFVRDGKTYCKRDYVRLFGIKCAKCNLGFSSSDLVMRARDNVYHIECFRCSVCSRQLLPGDEFSLRDEELLCRADHSLLMERSSAGSPISPGHIHSNRSLHLAEPVTVRAPHRNHVHKQSEKTTRVRTVLNEKQLHTLRTCYNANPRPDALMKEQLVEMTGLSPRVIRVWFQNKRCKDKKRSILMKQLQQQQHSDKTVSIFSLQGLTGTPLVARSPIRHDNTVQGNSVEVQTYQPPWKALSEFALQSDLDQPAFQQLVSFSESGSLGNSSGSDVTSLSSHLPDTPNSMVPSPVET comes from the exons ATGGTGGATATTATTTTCAACTCTTCTTTCTTGGGTGATATGGGGGATCATTCCAAAA AGAAGTCCGGATTCGCGATGTGTGTAGGCTGTGGAAGTCAGATACATGACCAGTACATTCTGAGAGTTTCCCCGGACCTGGAGTGGCATGCAGCCTGCCTGAAGTGTGCAGAGTGCAGCCAGTACCTGGATGAGACATGCACTTGCTTCGTACGGGACGGAAAAACCTATTGCAAAAGAGATTATGTAAG GTTATTTGGAATAAAATGTGCAAAATGTAACCTGGGATTCAGCAGCAGTGATTTGGTGATGCGAGCCCGGGACAACGTGTACCACATCGAGTGTTTCAGATGTTCCGTGTGTAGCAGGCAGCTTTTGCCGGGGGATGAGTTCTCTCTCCGGGACGAGGAGCTGCTATGTCGGGCGGACCACAGTTTACTAATGGAGCGGAGCTCCGCCGGAAGCCCAATCAGCCCCGGACATATCCACTCCAACAGATCACTACACTTAGCAG AGCCGGTGACAGTACGGGCACCACACCGAAACCACGTCCACAAGCAGTCAGAGAAGACAACACGAGTGCGAACCGTTTTGAACGAGAAACAGCTCCACACGTTACGGACCTGCTACAACGCCAATCCGCGGCCAGATGCGCTAATGAAGGAACAACTGGTGGAAATGACCGGCCTCAGCCCAAGGGTTATTCGAGTTTGGTTCCAGAATAAAAGATGCAAAGACAAAAAGAGATCTATTCTCATGAAGCAACTTCAGCAGCAGCAACACAGTGATAAGACTGTAAGCATCTTC AGTCTACAGGGGCTCACAGGTACGCCTCTGGTTGCCAGAAGCCCTATCAGGCACGACAACACGGTGCAGGGTAACTCGGTGGAGGTGCAGACCTACCAGCCGCCCTGGAAGGCCCTCAGCGAGTTCGCCCTGCAGAGTGATCTGGACCAGCCGGCCTTTCAACAACTG GTGTCTTTCTCGGAATCGGGTTCATTGGGAAACTCCTCCGGCAGCGACGTGACTTCTCTGTCATCGCACTTACCCGACACCCCGAACAGCATGGTACCCAGTCCCGTGGAGACGTGA
- the LOC115203325 gene encoding insulin gene enhancer protein ISL-3 isoform X3 codes for MVDIIFNSSFLGDMGDHSKKKSGFAMCVGCGSQIHDQYILRVSPDLEWHAACLKCAECSQYLDETCTCFVRDGKTYCKRDYVRLFGIKCAKCNLGFSSSDLVMRARDNVYHIECFRCSVCSRQLLPGDEFSLRDEELLCRADHSLLMERSSAGSPISPGHIHSNRSLHLAAEPVTVRAPHRNHVHKQSEKTTRVRTVLNEKQLHTLRTCYNANPRPDALMKEQLVEMTGLSPRVIRVWFQNKRCKDKKRSILMKQLQQQQHSDKTSLQGLTGTPLVARSPIRHDNTVQGNSVEVQTYQPPWKALSEFALQSDLDQPAFQQLVSFSESGSLGNSSGSDVTSLSSHLPDTPNSMVPSPVET; via the exons ATGGTGGATATTATTTTCAACTCTTCTTTCTTGGGTGATATGGGGGATCATTCCAAAA AGAAGTCCGGATTCGCGATGTGTGTAGGCTGTGGAAGTCAGATACATGACCAGTACATTCTGAGAGTTTCCCCGGACCTGGAGTGGCATGCAGCCTGCCTGAAGTGTGCAGAGTGCAGCCAGTACCTGGATGAGACATGCACTTGCTTCGTACGGGACGGAAAAACCTATTGCAAAAGAGATTATGTAAG GTTATTTGGAATAAAATGTGCAAAATGTAACCTGGGATTCAGCAGCAGTGATTTGGTGATGCGAGCCCGGGACAACGTGTACCACATCGAGTGTTTCAGATGTTCCGTGTGTAGCAGGCAGCTTTTGCCGGGGGATGAGTTCTCTCTCCGGGACGAGGAGCTGCTATGTCGGGCGGACCACAGTTTACTAATGGAGCGGAGCTCCGCCGGAAGCCCAATCAGCCCCGGACATATCCACTCCAACAGATCACTACACTTAGCAG CAGAGCCGGTGACAGTACGGGCACCACACCGAAACCACGTCCACAAGCAGTCAGAGAAGACAACACGAGTGCGAACCGTTTTGAACGAGAAACAGCTCCACACGTTACGGACCTGCTACAACGCCAATCCGCGGCCAGATGCGCTAATGAAGGAACAACTGGTGGAAATGACCGGCCTCAGCCCAAGGGTTATTCGAGTTTGGTTCCAGAATAAAAGATGCAAAGACAAAAAGAGATCTATTCTCATGAAGCAACTTCAGCAGCAGCAACACAGTGATAAGACT AGTCTACAGGGGCTCACAGGTACGCCTCTGGTTGCCAGAAGCCCTATCAGGCACGACAACACGGTGCAGGGTAACTCGGTGGAGGTGCAGACCTACCAGCCGCCCTGGAAGGCCCTCAGCGAGTTCGCCCTGCAGAGTGATCTGGACCAGCCGGCCTTTCAACAACTG GTGTCTTTCTCGGAATCGGGTTCATTGGGAAACTCCTCCGGCAGCGACGTGACTTCTCTGTCATCGCACTTACCCGACACCCCGAACAGCATGGTACCCAGTCCCGTGGAGACGTGA
- the LOC115203325 gene encoding insulin gene enhancer protein ISL-3 isoform X1, which yields MVDIIFNSSFLGDMGDHSKKKSGFAMCVGCGSQIHDQYILRVSPDLEWHAACLKCAECSQYLDETCTCFVRDGKTYCKRDYVRLFGIKCAKCNLGFSSSDLVMRARDNVYHIECFRCSVCSRQLLPGDEFSLRDEELLCRADHSLLMERSSAGSPISPGHIHSNRSLHLAAEPVTVRAPHRNHVHKQSEKTTRVRTVLNEKQLHTLRTCYNANPRPDALMKEQLVEMTGLSPRVIRVWFQNKRCKDKKRSILMKQLQQQQHSDKTVSIFSLQGLTGTPLVARSPIRHDNTVQGNSVEVQTYQPPWKALSEFALQSDLDQPAFQQLVSFSESGSLGNSSGSDVTSLSSHLPDTPNSMVPSPVET from the exons ATGGTGGATATTATTTTCAACTCTTCTTTCTTGGGTGATATGGGGGATCATTCCAAAA AGAAGTCCGGATTCGCGATGTGTGTAGGCTGTGGAAGTCAGATACATGACCAGTACATTCTGAGAGTTTCCCCGGACCTGGAGTGGCATGCAGCCTGCCTGAAGTGTGCAGAGTGCAGCCAGTACCTGGATGAGACATGCACTTGCTTCGTACGGGACGGAAAAACCTATTGCAAAAGAGATTATGTAAG GTTATTTGGAATAAAATGTGCAAAATGTAACCTGGGATTCAGCAGCAGTGATTTGGTGATGCGAGCCCGGGACAACGTGTACCACATCGAGTGTTTCAGATGTTCCGTGTGTAGCAGGCAGCTTTTGCCGGGGGATGAGTTCTCTCTCCGGGACGAGGAGCTGCTATGTCGGGCGGACCACAGTTTACTAATGGAGCGGAGCTCCGCCGGAAGCCCAATCAGCCCCGGACATATCCACTCCAACAGATCACTACACTTAGCAG CAGAGCCGGTGACAGTACGGGCACCACACCGAAACCACGTCCACAAGCAGTCAGAGAAGACAACACGAGTGCGAACCGTTTTGAACGAGAAACAGCTCCACACGTTACGGACCTGCTACAACGCCAATCCGCGGCCAGATGCGCTAATGAAGGAACAACTGGTGGAAATGACCGGCCTCAGCCCAAGGGTTATTCGAGTTTGGTTCCAGAATAAAAGATGCAAAGACAAAAAGAGATCTATTCTCATGAAGCAACTTCAGCAGCAGCAACACAGTGATAAGACTGTAAGCATCTTC AGTCTACAGGGGCTCACAGGTACGCCTCTGGTTGCCAGAAGCCCTATCAGGCACGACAACACGGTGCAGGGTAACTCGGTGGAGGTGCAGACCTACCAGCCGCCCTGGAAGGCCCTCAGCGAGTTCGCCCTGCAGAGTGATCTGGACCAGCCGGCCTTTCAACAACTG GTGTCTTTCTCGGAATCGGGTTCATTGGGAAACTCCTCCGGCAGCGACGTGACTTCTCTGTCATCGCACTTACCCGACACCCCGAACAGCATGGTACCCAGTCCCGTGGAGACGTGA